In the genome of Aspergillus luchuensis IFO 4308 DNA, chromosome 2, nearly complete sequence, one region contains:
- the MEP5_2 gene encoding M36 family metallopeptidase (COG:O;~EggNog:ENOG410PH2R;~InterPro:IPR001842,IPR027268;~MEROPS:MER0001400;~PFAM:PF02128;~go_component: GO:0005615 - extracellular space [Evidence IEA];~go_function: GO:0004222 - metalloendopeptidase activity [Evidence IEA];~go_function: GO:0008270 - zinc ion binding [Evidence IEA]) translates to MSPPRSYINASIVQLFYTANTYHDLLYTLGFTESAGNFQWNNSARGGRDKDYVILNAQDGSGYSNANFATPPDGIPGRMRMYIWIESTPSRDGSFDAGIVIHEYTHGVSNRLTGGSHNAGCLNTLESGGMGEGWGDFMATAIRIKPNDTRRTSYTMGAWADNDKRGVRDYPYSTSFAENPLNYTSVNTMNGVHAIGTVWATMLYEVMWNLIDKYGKNDGPRPVFRDGVPTDGKYLMMKLVVDGMALQPCNPNFVQARDAILDADIVLTGGKNRCEIWRGFAKRELGQGAGYSGFNRMRRGSTLLPRGC, encoded by the exons ATGTCCCCACCCCGGTCATACATCAACGCCTCCATCGTCCAGCTCTTCTACACAGCAAACACCTACCACGACCTCCTCTACACACTAGGCTTCACCGAATCCGCCGGCAACTTCCAATGGAACAACAGCGCCCGCGGCGGCCGCGACAAAGACTACGTGATCCTCAACGCACAAGACGGCTCCGGATACAGCAACGCAAACTTTGCTACTCCACCCGACGGTATCCCCGGTCGTATGCGCATGTACATCTGGATTGAATCCACTCCGTCGCGTGATGGAAGTTTTGACGCGGGCATCGTAATTCACGAATACACTCACGGTG TATCGAACCGCCTCACCGGCGGCTCTCACAACGCCGGATGTCTCAACACCCTCGAATCGGGCGGTATGGGCGAAGGCTGGGGCGACTTTATGGCCACGGCCATTCGAATCAAACCCAACGACACGCGCAGGACGTCCTACACTATGGGCGCCTGGGCGGATAACGATAAACGCGGTGTCCGCGACTATCCCTATTCTACTTCATTTGCTGAAAACCCTCTGAACTACACGAGCGTGAATACCATGAACGGCGTGCACGCTATCGGAACCGTCTGGGCGACCATGCTGTACGAGGTGATGTGGAATCTCATCGACAAGTACGGGAAGAATGATGGACCGAGACCGGTGTTCAGAGATGGAGTGCCGACAGATGGGAAGTacttgatgatgaagttggtggtggatgggatggcgCT ACAACCATGTAATCCGAACTTCGTGCAAGCTAGAGATGCCATCCTTGATGCAGATATTGTGTTGACTGGGGGCAAGAATCGATGTGAGATATGGAGGGGCTTCGCGAAGAGAGAATTGGGACAGGGAGCGGGCTACAGTGGGTTTAATCGGATGCGGAGGGGGAGTACACTTCTTCCTAGGGGATGTTAA
- the MEP5_1 gene encoding fungalysin/Thermolysin extracellular metalloproteinase 5 (COG:O;~EggNog:ENOG410PH2R;~InterPro:IPR001842,IPR011096;~PFAM:PF07504;~SECRETED:SignalP(1-23);~go_component: GO:0005615 - extracellular space [Evidence IEA];~go_function: GO:0004222 - metalloendopeptidase activity [Evidence IEA];~go_function: GO:0008270 - zinc ion binding [Evidence IEA]), translating to MHGTRLVFSIAALPLAILVYATASTPAPVDLNSLRLTSNTDYVNSIDVNANQSVIVSADEHYTNTAAQLVQNIVPGASFRLVDDHYVGDNGVAHVYFRQTAHDIDIDNADFNVNVCSPLTLVEKSSPLQIGRDGQLLSFGHSFFTGASPSSYLDKPNLSSPVVALRGARDALQLPLIIDNVSTEAADGRNEYIFRKAAGAVSDPTAKLVYIVKPDGTLALTWRVEIDMYEHWLLTYIDAETTTVHGVVDYVADATYQV from the coding sequence ATGCATGGAACCCGTCTCGTCTTCAGCATAGCAGCATTGCCGTTGGCCATCCTGGTATATGCTACGGCCTCAACTCCAGCACCTGTGGATTTGAACTCCCTTCGTTTGACCTCTAACACAGATTATGTCAACTCAATCGATGTGAACGCAAACCAATCAGTAATAGTGTCCGCCGATGAACACTATACCAATACAGCAGCACAACTCGTTCAGAACATTGTTCCTGGAGCAAGCTTCCGTCTCGTCGATGACCACTATGTTGGCGACAATGGAGTTGCGCATGTATACTTTCGCCAAACGGCTCATGATATTGACATTGACAATGCGGACTTTAATGTTAATGTATGCTCCCCGCTCACTCTGGTAGAGAAAAGCTCACCGTTACAGATTGGAAGGGACGGACAGCTTCTATCTTTCGGACATTCATTCTTCACAGGAGCGTCGCCGAGCAGCTACCTGGACAAACCCAACCTGTCAAGTCCCGTAGTTGCTCTTAGAGGAGCAAGAGATGCTTTACAGCTTCCACTCATTATTGACAACGTTTCTACAGAAGCTGCTGATGGGCGAAACGAGTACATCTTCAGAAAGGCAGCGGGAGCAGTATCTGACCCTACAGCCAAACTAGTCTACATCGTCAAGCCAGATGGGACTCTGGCACTCACATGGCGGGTGGAAATAGACATGTACGAGCACTGGCTACTGACCTACATTGATGCAGAAACCACCACTGTCCATGGCGTAGTGGACTACGTAGCAGACGCGACATATCAAGTCTAG
- a CDS encoding 2-oxo-4-hydroxy-4-carboxy-5-ureidoimidazoline decarboxylase (COG:S;~EggNog:ENOG410PQ41;~InterPro:IPR018020,IPR036778;~PFAM:PF09349), translating to MSSDLPAPSSITSLPQEQQFRVLDTLFESSPELHTLMAPVLANQTFSSYSTLIDAVGGRMSALSAANSSKDRDILVGILGSHPRLGQPKGAPTEHLSELSKKEQANLNTGAEEQAEKLKRMNAEYEEKFPGLRFVTFVNGRNRDAIMEEMRERIDRGDADREVEEIIQAMCDIAKDRARKLEQSAKI from the exons ATGTCCTCCGATCTCCCCGCTCCGTCGTCTATTACATCACTCCCGCAGGAGCAGCAATTCCGCGTCCTGGATACCCTGTTCGAGTCGTCCCCGGAGCTGCACACCCTCATGGCTCCCGTTCTCGCAAACCAGACATTCTCATCCTATTCCACTCTGATTGATGCGGTTGGCGGTCGCATGTCCGCTCTGTCTGCTGCCAACTCGTCGAAAGATCGCGATATCCTGGTGGGGATTTTGGGGTCGCATCCCCGCCTGGGACAGCCCAAGGGAGCCCCGACGGAGCACTTGAGCGAACTGAGCAAGAAGGAACAAGCAAACCTGAACACGGGAGCAGAGGAACAAGcagagaagctgaagcggaTGAATGCGGAATATGAGGAGAAGTTCCCTGGCTTGCGATTTGT TACTTTCGTCAACGGCCGCAACAGGGATGCCATCATGGAGGAGATGCGTGAGAGGATCGACCGGGGTGACGCCGATCGCGAAGTGGAGGAGATCATACAG GCAATGTGCGATATTGCAAAGGATCGGGCGCGGAAATTGGAGCAGTCTGCTAAGATATAA
- a CDS encoding putative GPI-anchored cell surface glycoprotein (COG:S;~EggNog:ENOG410PJRI;~InterPro:IPR029006) produces the protein MSLNGLDNPTVIDAYQTALTEAGGWFLLRYVSRDEVDLLDRGTGGVPDVRNAIDSYEEKSPLYGFLQYRRRKVVLSYLPEGMSRLVQARTTVQFQSILDKFSPHDTVFSVTQPSELTESALSSACLLHTASGSITSSSSSLRRRRLKEIAEDAEETTVGKDENQAQSAADGMPRQRSFSQLSEATVVPPSVVSSIQQSPVGNDSTPKSSENASIRERSSSVATSERAPSYKSFREDASYAPSEPRQSSQSARPSVRDLERAGYKAKVKLGPRPSVDGSGRPRTAGNLSRSAERRPVASLPAGVRSSSLRKSNPSPSRPRSSGGNGTPVASKVPAVPPLLVPPFSMPISRPKISPGAKSLSALSSSTTSNEKERLMKALQMRKTQMEKKAKEGKNSSATDKGETSGLDMTENKENIGHIPSKMKHDGGDDRMAHLAGPNKEPLSETQPSLQPTLRHQGAEEDDGRTTPKSPEPSGDHLSLSQPAHLSDSSNEFQATTPTRSGSETQEGDRDLDASNSGGVSGGPSSPTRLPSAIAAPLENNSGKAPDEEIVGPSPPKPVPHPVVPGEQEVLPHHHHHQPSTPDVTESDLFESPARPDSPHHLPAVTFTPKSLSIAAPPPTEPQHDLTPESSNVERQHSTSRKEKRKPYLEPIQVPTPDYSDDENLLSDDSFMEELTSATVEEAKPISVGVSPLSPGYSNSSNGNVSPDAWRNSRAVSNPSAIGHQSPNMSTVAMGRSVSTTGADSGSQNGPVLVARKINVSSGISSRIKALEKFSSSRDAPSTNGQTLAAPSAASFETLRKGYSGPSMPRPLSYAPESFSRSASVRRPSSQAGPGLAGPGLSRSPSSVSVTARIVRDPTATETNPNADPSEPAALNLQPSQITVEQETTQLPVLSLQTEPTITPSEDDTLPPSSAGSDQQSSVSMQRPESRISTPTSIKEEEAASPAKSSGDAPSSPDEKKESRATRLLRRMSSITSRKSVVGVLNPIKGDDHVVPIKLEEPERPVSRATEVAPAIDIGEVNVQFPDTLLWKRRFVRIDDQGYLILTPGNLDSTNRNLVKRYHMSEFRTPCLPDEDRQELPNSILLDFLDGNTLQCACESRQGQTFVLQTLLDAHSTYQTVSH, from the exons ATGTCGCTCAATGGGCTAGATAATCCCACCGTCATCGATGCCTACCAGACCGCGCTCACCGAGGCCGGTGGATG GTTTCTCCTCCGGTATGTATCAAGGGATGAAGTTGATCTCCTTGATCGCGGCACCGGCGGGGTGCCCGACGTGCGCAACGCGATCGACAGCTACGAGGAGAAGTCTCCGCTCTACGGCTTCCTACAATATCGGCGACGGAAAGTGGTCCTCAGCTATCTGCCAGAGGGCATGTCCCGTCTCGTTCAGG CCCGAACGACGGTCCAGTTCCAATCGATTCTAGACAAGTTCTCCCCGCATGATACGGTATTCTCGGTGACGCAGCCATCGGAACTTACAGAAAGCGCATTGTCCTCCGCATGCTTACTACATACGGCTTCCGGTTCGatcacttcctcttccagttCCCTCCGCCGTCGCCGATTGAAAGAGATCGCGGAAGATGCCGAAGAGACTACCGTAGGCAAGGACGAGAACCAGGCGCAGTCCGCGGCCGATGGAATGCCGCGCCAGAGATCGTTCAGTCAGCTGTCCGAAGCCACGGTGGTTCCCCCATCAGTGGTGTCAAGTATCCAGCAATCCCCAGTCGGCAACGATTCGACCCCGAAAAGTTCCGAAAACGCCTCCATTCGAGAGCGGTCCTCGTCCGTGGCCACATCGGAGCGGGCTCCTTCCTATAAGAGCTTTCGAGAAGACGCGTCCTACGCTCCGTCGGAGCCCCGCCAATCTTCGCAGTCTGCCAGGCCGTCCGTACGTGACCTGGAGCGTGCCGGATACAAAGCTAAGGTCAAGCTGGGCCCCCGCCCTTCAGTAGATGGCAGCGGACGCCCTCGCACGGCAGGCAACCTCTCTCGGAGCGCTGAGCGGCGGCCAGTGGCATCTTTGCCTGCGGGCGTTCGATCATCGTCCCTGCGCAAGTCCAATCCCAGTCCTTCGCGACCTCGATCTTCTGGAGGCAACGGGACCCCCGTCGCCAGCAAAGTACCAGCAGTGCCTCCGTTACTGGTGCCTCCCTTTTCCATGCCCATCTCACGGCCCAAAATATCGCCCGGTGCCAAGTCACTGAGCGCGctgtcttcctccaccacgtCCAACGAGAAAGAGCGGTTGATGAAGGCGCTTCAGATGCGGAAAACGCAAAtggagaaaaaagcaaaggaagggaagaacagTTCCGCGACAGATAAGGGAGAGACGTCCGGGCTGGATATGACCGAAAATAAGGAGAACATCGGTCATATACCAAGTAAAATGAAGCACGACGGGGGCGATGACCGAATGGCCCACTTGGCAGGGCCGAACAAGGAGCCCCTTTCCGAGACTCAGCCAAGCCTGCAGCCCACGCTCCGTCATCAGGGggctgaagaagacgacggcCGTACTACTCCTAAATCCCCTGAGCCCTCGGGCGACCACCTCTCCCTTAGCCAACCAGCACACCTGAGCGACAGCAGTAATGAGTTTCAGGCGACAACACCCACTCGTTCGGGATCTGAAACGCAGGAGGGCGACAGGGACTTGGACGCATCCAATTCCGGAGGCGTCTCGGGTGGCCCCAGCTCCCCGACTAGGCTGCCTAGCGCCATCGCCGCTCCACTCGAGAACAATTCTGGAAAGGCTCCGGACGAAGAGATTGTTGGCCCCTCGCCACCAAAACCAGTCCCCCATCCTGTTGTTCCTGGCGAACAAGAGgtcctccctcaccaccaccaccaccaacccagcaCGCCAGACGTGACTGAGTCCGATCTATTCGAGTCGCCTGCTCGGCCCGATTCCCCCCACCATCTTCCAGCGGTCACCTTCACCCCCAAGTCCTTGTCGATCGCCGCTCCCCCTCCGACGGAGCCGCAGCATGACTTGACCCCTGAATCCTCGAATGTGGAGCGACAGCACAGCACGTCTCGAAAGGAGAAACGCAAACCCTACCTCGAACCTATTCAAGTCCCAACTCCCGACTACTCGGATGACGAGAACCTTCTTTCAGACGACTCCTTCATGGAAGAATTGACCAGTGCCACGGTTGAGGAGGCCAAGCCCATCTCCGTGGGCGTgtcacccctctccccagGCTActccaacagcagcaacggCAACGTCTCGCCTGATGCGTGGAGGAATTCGCGTGCCGTGTCGAACCCCAGTGCCATTGGACACCAGTCCCCCAACATGTCGACCGTAGCCATGGGCCGCTCCGTCTCGACGACGGGTGCCGATTCTGGTTCCCAGAACGGGCCGGTCCTGGTGGCAAGGAAGATCAATGTGTCGTCGGGCATCTCCAGCCGCATTAAGGCATTGGAGAAGTTCTCCAGCAGTCGCGACGCCCCTTCGACGAACGGCCAAACCCTCGCCGCCCCCTCCGCTGCCTCCTTCGAGACTCTTCGCAAAGGCTACTCGGGACCTTCGATGCCCCGACCCCTCTCATACGCTCCTGAATCTTTCTCGCGCTCAGCAAGTGTGAGACGACCTAGCTCACAGGCGGGCCCTGGCCTCGCTGGTCCTGGCCTCTCGCGCTCTCCTAGCTCGGTCTCTGTGACCGCTCGCATTGTTCGCGATCCCACCGCTACTGAAACCAACCCGAACGCCGACCCATCCGAGCCGGCCGCCCTCAATCTACAACCCAGCCAGATTACTGTCGAACAGGAAACTACACAGCTCCCTGTGTTGAGTCTGCAAACAGAACCTACCATCACTCCGTCGGAAGATGATACCTTGCCCCCGTCCTCTGCTGGATCCGACCAGCAATCCTCCGTGTCCATGCAGCGTCCAGAGAGTCGAATCTCTACCCCTACATccatcaaagaagaagaggcagcATCACCCGCCAAGTCGTCCGGTGATgcgccctcctcccctgatgagaagaaggaatccCGTGCGACGCGACTCCTGCGCCGCATGTCCTCTATCACTTCGCGTAAGAGCGTTGTTGGTGTGTTGAACCCTATCAAGGGAGATGACCATGTGGTCCCCATCAAGCTTGAGGAACCCGAGAGGCCAGTCTCGAGGGCGACGGAGGTGGCTCCGGCGATCGATATTGGCGAGGTCAATGTGCAGTTTCCTGACACTCTCCTGTGGAAGCGTCGGTTTGTCCGCATTGATGACCAGGGTTATCTGATCCTGACGCCTGGCAATCTGGACTCGACCAACCGCAACCTGGTCAAGCGGTATCATATGTCCGAGTTCCGCACTCCTTGCCTGCCGGACGAAGACCGCCAGGAGCTGCCCAACAGCATCCTGCTGGATTTCCTGGACGGCAACACTCTCCAGTGCGCCTGCGAGTCGAGACAGGGGCAAACCTTTGTGCTTCAGA CGCTGCTCGACGCTCACAGCACCTACCAGACCGTCTCTCATTAG
- a CDS encoding pseudouridine synthase PUS4 (BUSCO:EOG09264HU0;~COG:J;~EggNog:ENOG410PFSU;~InterPro:IPR020103,IPR002501,IPR014780;~PFAM:PF01509;~go_function: GO:0003723 - RNA binding [Evidence IEA];~go_function: GO:0009982 - pseudouridine synthase activity [Evidence IEA];~go_process: GO:0001522 - pseudouridine synthesis [Evidence IEA];~go_process: GO:0006396 - RNA processing [Evidence IEA];~go_process: GO:0009451 - RNA modification [Evidence IEA]) — protein sequence MSFRQALRPFRRTMSGEKIYEGVFAVHKPQGVSSADVVRTLQTHFNPSKLFAPWLADERARRARESNFQRKRRRTQRLDVKIGHGGTLDPLATGVLVAGVGKGTKHLNEFLGCTKQYETVVLFGAETDTYDRLGKVVRKAPYEHVTREMVEKALEQFRGKIMQRPPIFSALRVNGKKLYEYAREGKEPPIEIQKRPVEVTDLRILEWYEPGTHEFKWPEAEAEGEEKAVAEKLLAKEDELPVVEKEGEGEGEASAKRKSPPAEDAQENVEGGDAESAPSAKKQKVAEGEAAPVEPAEQESSEAPKEEAKEEASESKPQSQPQPAAVKITMTVSSGFYVRSLAHDLGKAVGSCGLMSSLIRSRQAQFELHPDKVLEYKDLEAGEEVWGPKVQQFLEDWEEQRLARPSSPRSPKQN from the exons ATGAGCTTCCGTCAAGCCCTCAGACCCTTCCGTCGCACCATGTCCGGTGAAAAGATCTACGAAGGCGTATTCG CCGTCCACAAACCCCAAGGCGTCTCCTCCGCCGACGTCGTCCGCACCCTCCAAACGCacttcaacccctccaaGCTCTTCGCCCCCTGGCTCGCCGACGAGCGCGCCCGTCGCGCCCGCGAAAGCAACTTTCAGCGCAAGCGCCGCCGCACGCAGCGTCTCGACGTCAAGATTGGCCACGGAGGCACCCTCGACCCCCTGGCGACCGGCGTTCTCGTCGCGGGCGTCGGCAAGGGCACGAAACATCTGAACGAGTTCTTGGGATGCACCAAGCAATACGAGACCGTTGTGCTGTTCGGCGCCGAGACCGATACCTATGATCGACTGGGAAAGGTGGTGCGCAAGGCGCCCTACGAGCATGTGAcgagggagatggtggagaaggcaTTGGAGCAGTTCCGTGGGAAGATCATGCAACGGCCACCGATCTTCTCGGCGCTCAGGGTCAATGGAAAGAAGCTTTATGAGTATGCGCGCGAGGGCAAGGAGCCGCCGATTGAGATCCAGAAGAGGCCGGTTGAGGTCACGGATTTGAGGATCCTGGAGTGGTATGAGCCTGGGACGCATGAGTTTAAGTGGCcggaggctgaggctgagggcgaggagaaggctgtcGCGGAGAAATTGTTGGCGAAGGAGGACGAGTTGCCCGttgtggagaaggagggtgagggagaaggagaggccTCTGCGAAGAGAAAGTCCCCGCCTGCGGAGGATGCTCAGGAGAATGTTGaaggtggtgatgctgaGTCTGCTCCAtcggcgaagaagcagaaggttGCGGAGGGTGAGGCTGCTCCTGTTGAGCCGGCCGAGCAGGAGTCTTCGGAGGCTCCCAAGGAGGAAGCTAAGGAGGAAGCCTCCGAGTCCAAGCCCCAGTCCCAGCCTCAGCCGGCTGCGGTGAAGATCACCATGACGGTGTCGTCTGGTTTCTATGTGCGCTCGTTGGCGCACGATCTGGGCAAGGCGGTCGGAAGCTGCGGTCTGATGAGCTCGCTCATCCGGTCCCGTCAGGCCCAGTTCGAACTTCACCCGGACAAGGTGCTCGAGTACAAGGACCTCGAGGCCGGCGAGGAGGTCTGGGGTCCCAAGGTTCAACAGTTCCTTGAGGACTGGGAGGAACAGCGACTGGCTCGGCCGTCGTCCCCGCGTTCCCCGAAACAGAATTAG
- a CDS encoding uncharacterized protein (COG:S;~EggNog:ENOG410PP1X), which produces MTSREDSVLAARDPSLTDENDWEEFSLSEVRVLVPGKSRYANLLTASPENPVQVTGCLDEVEEEQEKLVLDPEYLTKRIVLENVTHFAYGQHNDGEVGFWVAGKAGWFSISPAKGYKAIFNDVVEAIDLLYFLADRHQSKRRRKRRNWNPSVEYLCEEYVSHTHGICEDADDSAEVFYKHHDFLLSRMLKGEEDVQWTTTCIFEHLCEKFPDDYEQIKAQYEGAKEVESEGGEEDEEEEDKGEDEKEDQDEAEAQPDTSGLSKDQADAIYKVILDLKEAGYLAKRQLTFELLINTLVERFAIDSTDYAHDLVGARAEAIIEMMDEAKTYNFDWSRKVIYRELKAAAKKNRVQQITLTPLRPRPTEDDESSGEESEHEDHPRLRRRRVHKSVLRPKSSVATKQTGKRTRSAIDDQDDDSDDNEDAMDEFETPSKVRGHELVRDPLSTRAKRRTRSLLYDATPIQKTPLQETLQSRNTSVSGADRETNADASDLEGTHEDDITSDTWTCHVRGCEKVIHKSNSKRGKELIQDHALAHADDTKAKIDLVFAEQRLNIGLPVDNLLSLIRELGAFDTEHPVDGAFTNGVKT; this is translated from the exons ATGACCTCCCGCGAAGATAGTGTCCTGGCCGCCAGAGACCCCTCCCTCACCGACGAAAATGACTGGGAAGAGTTCAGCCTGTCGGAAGTTCGAGTCCTGGTTCCGGGCAAATCCCGCTATGCGAATCTGTTGACTGCCTCGCCGGAGAATCCGGTCCAGGTGACGGGGTGtttggatgaggtggaggaggagcaggagaagctAG TGCTCGACCCAGAATACTTGACGAAACGCATCGTTCTCGAAAACGTCACCCACTTCGCCTACGGACAACATAATGACGGGGAAGTCGGGTTCTGGGTGGCTGGGAAGGCGGGCTGGTTCTCGATATCTCCGGCGAAGGGGTACAAAGCCATCTTCaatgatgtggtggaggcgATTGATTTGTTGTATTTCCTGGCGGATCGCCATCagtcgaagaggaggaggaagaggaggaattggaatCCGAGTGTTGAGTATTTGTGTGAGGAG TATGTGAGCCATACGCATGGGATTTGCGAGGATGCGGATGACTCTGCAGAGGTGTTTTATAAACATCATGACTTTCTGCTCTcgaggatgttgaagggtgaggaggatgtgcaGTGGACCACTACGTGCATTTTTGAGCATCTGTGTGAGAAGTTTCCG GATGATTACGAGCAGATTAAAGCGCAGTACGAAGGCGCGAAGGAGGTAGAgtcggagggaggagaggaagatgaagaagaggaagacaaggGAGAAGACGAGAAAGAGGACCAGGATGAGGCGGAAGCACAACCAGATACATCTGGATTATCGAAAGACCAGGCAGATGCTATCTACAAGGTCATTCTCGACCTCAAAGAAGCAGGATACCTGGCCAAGCGTCAATTGACCTTCGAGCTTCTAATCAACACCCTCGTCGAACGCTTCGCAATCGACAGTACCGATTACGCACACGACCTTGTCGGTGCACGGGCCGAAGCTATCATAGAAATGATGGACGAGGCGAAAACATACAACTTTGACTGGTCTCGCAAGGTCATCTACCGCGAGCTCAAAGCCGCGGCCAAGAAAAACAGAGTCCAGCAAATTACCCTCACCCCGCTGCGGCCTCGCCCGACCGAGGACGATGAATCGTCCGGAGAAGAGAGTGAGCATGAAGACCATCCCCGACTGCGCAGACGCAGGGTCCACAAGTCGGTTTTGCGCCCGAAGAGCTCTGTTGCCACGAAGCAGACCGGCAAGCGAACACGAAGTGCAATCGATGACCAAGATGACGACTCGGACGACAACGAAGATGCAATGGACGAGTTTGAAACTCCAAGCAAAGTCCGCGGACATGAACTCGTTCGCGACCCGCTGTCGACTCGCGCGAAGCGCAGGACGCGGTCGCTACTGTACGATGCAACCCCCATCCAAAAGACGCCATTGCAAGAGACGCTTCAGAGCCGGAACACGTCTGTTTCCGGGGCGGACCGTGAGACAAACGCGGATGCATCAGATTTGGAAGGCACccatgaagatgatataACATCCGATACCTGGACATGTCACGTTCGAGGCTGCGAAAAGGTCATCCACAAGAGCAATTCCAAACGTGGCAAGGAGCTGATCCAGGACCATGCCCTGGCTCATGCGGATGATACTAAAGCGAAGATCGATCTTGTCTTTGCTGAACAGAGACTCAACATTGGACTTCCTGTTGATAATCTCCTCAGTCTTATCAGAGAGTTGGGCGCATTTGATACCGAGCATCCGGTGGATGGCGCCTTCACTAATGGAGTGAAGACATAA
- the EBP2 gene encoding EBP2 family rRNA-processing protein (BUSCO:EOG09265GXF;~COG:A;~EggNog:ENOG410PIFB;~InterPro:IPR008610;~PFAM:PF05890), with protein sequence MPKRSKLLQALDEHRGRDYEAEKQKKLVKAAKKKNATTKGDDVKKSVVEEKKKDEEEEVSEESEEEETPDAEEPSENEEEEEEEEEDEDEEESDIPLSDLEDDEREDVVTHQRLTINNSAAITSSLKRISFLTPATPFSEHNSLVSQEPIEVPDANDDLNRELAFYKVCQAAAMTARSTLKKEGVPFTRPGDYFAEMVKTDEHMGKIKKKLYDEAAAKKAAAEARKQRDLKKFGKQVQVAKLQQRAKEKRETLEKINALKKKRKADTGGPTDDSSNMFDVAIDDAAQAGGGRKRGRDAEGGPSMKRQKKNEKFGFGGKKRFSKSGDAVSSGDMRDFSVKKMKGGPKGGGAKRPGKSRRAAAKGRS encoded by the exons ATGCCTAAGCGCAGCAAGCTCCTTCAGGCTCTGGACGAGCACCGCGGTCGCGACTACGAGgccgagaagcagaagaagctggttaaggcggcgaagaagaagaatgctaCTACCaagggtgatgatgtgaagaaatcggttgttgaagagaagaagaaggatgaagaggaggaagtttCGGAAGAgtctgaagaggaagaaacccCCGACGCCGAAGAACCCTCCGaaaatgaggaagaagaagaagaagaagaagaagacgaagatgaagaagaatccgACATCCCCCTCAGCGACCTGGAGGACGACGAGCGCGAAGACGTCGTCACGCACCAGCGCCTCACAATCAACAACAGTGCCGCCATCACCAGCAGTCTGAAACGCATTTCCTTCCTCACTCCCGCGACGCCCTTCTCCGAGCACAACAGTCTTGTCTCGCAAGAGCCGATTGAGGTCCCCGATGCCAACGACGACCTGAACCGCGAACTGGCGTTCTACAAGGTATGCCAAGCGGCGGCGATGACGGCGCGGAGCACGCTCAAGAAAGAAGGCGTGCCGTTTACGCGACCGGGCGATTACTTTGCCGAGATGGTGAAGACGGATGAGCACATGggcaagatcaagaagaagttgtatgatgaggcggcggcgaagaaggccgcTGCGGAGGCGAGAAAGCAGCGTGATTTGAAGAAGTTTGGTAAACAGGTGCAGGTTGCGAAGTTGCAGCAGAgggcgaaggagaagagggagacgtTGGAGAAGATTAAtgcgttgaagaaga AGCGCAAGGCTGATACTGGCGGTCCTACGGATGATTCGTCCAACATGTTCGATGTCGCTATTGATGATGCGGCTCaggctggtggtggtcgcaAGCGCGGTCGTGATGCTGAGGGTGGTCCGTCGATGAAGCgtcagaagaagaatgagaagtTCGGGTTTGGTGGTAAGAAGCGCTTTTCTAAGAGTGGCGATGCTGTTTCGAGTGGTGATATGCGTGACTTCTCggtcaagaagatgaagggtgGTCCTAAGGGCGGTGGTGCGAAGAGGCCTGGCAAGAGCAGGAGGGCTGCTGCCAAGGGCCGTTCTTGA